The genomic region CGTGAATACTGCCAGCTCAGCGAACTGAGCGCGGTCGACTGGCTTGCGCAGGAAGGGAAATTCGAAATTTTCTATCAAATGCTCTCGATGAGCAAACGCAAACGCATCCGCGTCAAATGCAAAATTGCCGAAAAAGAGTCGATCCGAAGCGTCGAAAAGCTGTTCCGTTCCGCCGACTGGAGCGAGCGCGAAATGTACGATATGTTCGGGATCGTCATCAACAACCATCCGTACATGAAGCGGATTCTGATGCCGGACGACTGGGAAGGGTACCCGCTGCGCAAAACGTATCCTCTGCAGGGTGACGAATTTGCCCAATGGTACGAAGTCGACAAAATCTTCGGAAAAGAAGCGCGTGACATCATCGGGCCCGAAAACCGTGACAGCGCTCGTGTAGACCGTTACGACACCGAGCGTTTCGCACGGCTTGGACACGAAGTACCGCGCGGTGCCGACATCAGCCAGGGTGAACCGGATACGCCGGTACAGTACCAGGAAGAAGGCGGCGCCTTTATGATCGATAAATTCGATGCACAAAAAACCGTTACGATCTCCGATCGCGACCGTTAAGGATCAAGCATGCAACAACCCAACAGACTCAGACCCTTTTTCGAAAACATTACGTTCGACCGGGACGACAATGAACTGATCCTCAACTTCGGTCCGCAGCACCCCTCGGCGCACGGCCAGTTGCGCCTGATGCTGCACCTGCAGCAAGAGCAGATCACCAAGGCCCATCCGGACATCGGGTATCTTCACCGCGGTATGGAGAAGATGGCGGAGAACATGATCTACAACGAGTTCATGCCGACTACCGACCGTATGGACTATATCGCGTCGAGCTCGAACAACTACGGTTTTGCCCTCGCGGTTGAGCGCCTTATCGGCCTCGAAGTGCCGCGCCGCGCCAAAGTGATCCGGATGATGCTGCTCGAGACGAACCGCCTGATGTCGCACCTTTTCTGGCTTGCGACGACGGCCCTGGATATCGGGGCGATGACCGTCTTCCTGTTTGCGTTCCGCGAGCGCGAATACCTGATGGACCTGATCGAAGACTACTGCGGTGCCCGTCTGACACACGCCGCGGTCCGCATCGGCGGGGTACCGCTGGACCTGCCGGACAACTTCATCGACGATTTGCGTAAATTCCTCGACAAGCTGCCGGAGAACATCAAAGATTATGAAGACCTTCTTGACAGCAACCGTATCTGGAAAATGCGTATGGAAAACGTCGGGGTCATCTCCAAAGAGATGGCGCTGAGCTGGGGCTGTTCGGGAATCATGCTCCGCGCCTCGGGCGTTGAGTGGGATATCCGCAAGGAAGAGCCGTACGAACTGTACGACGAAGTGGAGTTTAACGTTCCGGTTTCGGACAAAGGCGATAACTACGCACGTTACAAACTCTATATGGCAGAGATGCGCGAATCGGCCAAGATCCTCTACCAGGTGATCGACATGTACGCCGAGACGTCGCCCGAACTGATGGCGCACGCTCCGCAGTACATTTCGGCTCCGAAAATCGACATCATGACCCAGAACTATTCGCTGATGCAGCATTTCGTTCTCGTAACGCAGGGGATGCGTCCCCCCGTCGGCGAAGTGTATGTTGCGACCGAGTCTCCGAAAGGGGAACTGGGGTATTACATCAATTCGCAGGGAGACGCGTACCCGTACCGTCTCAAACTCCGTGCGCCGTCGTTCTGGCATACGGGGATCCTGACCGATCTTTTGCCGGGCCATTACATTCCGGACGTTGTATCCATCATCGGGACGACCAACATCGTCTTCGGTGAAGTAGACCGTTAAGAGGAGAGAAGATGAAACGTTACGATTTGCGTCATCTTAAAGATGATTTTTACGGTCGGATGGGAGAGATCCTGAAAAACGAGGCGAAAGCCGGAGAAGTGGTGATCTTTTTGTTTGAAATCGGCGATTTTTCGCCGGTTCAAAAGTCGGCTGATCTTGTGAAAGAACTCGGATTCGAACTGATGAACTCGTTGAAGTTCAACGAAGCCGACTGGACCATCGTGGTCAAAAAATAAGGAACCGTCGTGAGCAAAGTCTATTTCTCCACGTGGCGGGGTGAGCAGGTCAACAATATCGGAAAATCCGATGAAGAGTGGCAAAATTCTGCTTACAACCTACCGCTTGAGTACAACGAACACGCCTCTTCCAAAGCGTTTATCGGATGGGACGGCGTCGCGCTGTTCAGCCCTGACGTCGACGTCGTTCGTTTAGCTACGGAATACGCCGCGCAGTACCAGGTCTATTCCGAAGCGTGCGGACGCTGTGCTCCCGGACGCTGGGGCGGGCGAATCCTCTACGATTTGCTTGACAAGATCGCCCGTGGCGAGGGATCGGTAGCCGACATGGAACACCTCAAAGAGGTTTCCCGCACGATGCAGGAAACCTCCAAATGTGAAATCGGTAAAACGGTTCCCAATCCGCTGCTGGACCTGATGGAACATTTCGAATCGGAATTTATGGCGTGCATCGAGGGGCAAAAACCTTCCAAGCACTACCACATGGACGATACGAATTACATCGCCAAAATCACGGCACCGTGTATGGACGCCTGCCCCGCACACGTCGACATTCCGGCCTACATCGAAGGGGTACGGGATCTGCGGTTCGACGACTCGCTGATGGCGACACGCCAGACGATGCCTCTGGCCCACACCTGCGGACGGGTTTGTCCCCATCCGTGTGAGACGGAATGCCGCCGGGCGAATCTGGACGAGCCGATCTCGATCATGGAACTCAAACGGCTGGGTGCCGATTATGAGACCGACCACGGGTTCGGATTTTTCCATCCGGCACAGAAAAAACCCTCTATCGGCAAGAAAGTAGCCGTTATCGGTGCAGGACCTGCGGGACTGACGGGGGCCTATTACCTTGCGCTGGAGGGGATCGATGTCGACGTCTACGAGGAGCTTCCGGTTCTCGGCGGCGAAGTAGCGGTCGGGGTTCCCGAATACCGTATGCCGATCGACAAATACAACCAGGATATCGAAGCGGTTCGCGATCTCGGGGTCAATTTCATCACGAACACCAAAGTGACTGCCGACATGATGCGTCAGTTCGAACAGGATTATGATGCGGTCCTCGTCGCGACGGGGACGCGGATATCGAAAAAAGTCTACTGCGACAACGAACGTCCCGAAATCCAGGGATACTGGGGGGCGATCGATTTCCTTGACAAGATCAACCTAGAAGTCAAATACGGCATCATGGTCGACGAAGAAGACCAGAAACGCCACATGCTTCCGACCAACTGGGTCGATCTGACCGGTAAAACGGTCGCGTGTGTCGGGGGTGGATTTACCTCGATGGACGTCGTCCGCTGCTCAATCCGCGCGGGTGCGAAAAAAGTGATTATGCTTTACCGCCGGGACGAAGCGACGATCATTAAAAATACGACGTACGAAGAGTATCACGAAGCCGTCGAAGAAGGGGTCGAGTTCATTTTCCACTCGGCGGTCGCGAAAATGAACGACGAAAATGACGTTCTCAAATCGCTCACCATTGATCGTTTCGAACTTGTTCCAGACCCGAACGGAGGGCGTCCGACGCTCGAGAAGATCGAAGGGGCGTCCTTTGATATCGAAGTCGATTACCTGATCCCCGCCGTCTCGCAGAGTGCCGACCTCAAACTTCTCCCCGAAGAGTGGGAGATCGAGCGTACCTCGTGGGCGACGATCAAAACGAACGGTAAAGATTACATGACCTCGCGCAAAGGGATTTTTGCCGCGGGCGACTGCGAATACGGCCCGATGACGATTGTCAATGCCGTCGGTCAGGCCAAACGGGCCGCTTCGGTCATTAGCCGCTATGTCGTGAGCGGTGAGATCACTCTCACTGACGAGGAGATCATGGAAGACCACCTCAGAAAGCTGAAGGTCTACAACAAAAAAGAGAAGATCAAGGGATGGTTGCCCGGACTTCCGCGCCAGCACAGTGAAGTGCTCACGGTAGACGAGCGCAAAGACAACAACCGCGAGGTCAAGTACGGTTTTACGCAAGAAGAAGCGCTCTCGGAAGCGGAGCGCTGTATGCGCTGTTATTACATCGCGATGGTCGCGCACTAAAGGAGGGGATGGATGATCAATTTTACGATTAACGGCCAGCCCGTCACCGCCGCCAAAGGGGAAACGATCCTTCAGGCGGCACGCAAAGCCGGTTTCTACATCCCGACGATGTGTTACCTCGAAAAAACGACGCCGTGTGCGTCCTGCCGCCTCTGCGTCGTCGAGACCGATAAGACCGAGGGTTTCATCCTCAGCTGCCAGACTCCTCCGACAGAGGGACTTGCGGTCACGATCGATTCTGAGGCATTGCAGAGCGAACGGACGAACATCATGCGCCTTTACGATGTCAACCACCCGCTCGAATGTGGCGTATGTGACAAATCCGGCGCATGCGATCTACAGAACAAGACGCTCGAATTCGGCGTAGACCGCCAGCATTTCAGTGCCAAAGAGCAGCATCGCAAAATCGAGCACTGGGGGCTGATCAATTACGATCCGTCCTTGTGTATCCTGTGCGAGAAATGCGTGCACGTCTGTAACGAAATTATCGGGGACGATGCGATTACGCTGCAGTTCGGGGGGTACAAATCTTCCGTAATCCCCAAAAACAGCGATACGCTCGACTGTACGTTCTGCGGTGAATGTATCGCCGTTTGTCCGGTCGGGGCGTTGGTAAGCTCGGATTTTCAGTACACGGCGAATGCGTGGGAACTGACCCAGATCCCCGCGACGTGTGTCCACTGTTCGGCAGGTTGTTCGCTCACCTATGAAGTGCGCCATACCTCCAACAGCATCGGTGCCAAACCGAAGATTTACCGCGTGACCAACGATTTCGAGCATACGACGCTCTGCGGGGCCGGACGCTTCGGATTCGATTTCGGCATCGATGCGGCAAAAGAGGAAGCGGAGCTTGCGCGTGCGGCGGATTCGATCAACGAGTACAAAGCGATCCGTTTTAGTTCGATGATTACGAACGAAGAGGCGCTGATCCTCCAAAAGCTCAAGGAGACGCTCGGCCTCAAACTCTATAACGAAGAAGCCCGTGCCTATCGACGTTTCATGGATGCTTACGGCTCTATCAGCGGTAAAAAGAGTTACGGCGGAAGCGCTGAAGCGGTCGCGGCGAGCGATGGGATCATCGTTTTCGGCGGGCGGGTTTCAACCGATAATCCGGCGCTGCGGTACAGCATCACAACGGCGGCCCGCCATAACGGCGCCAAAGTCGTTTACATGCATCCTCTCGAAGATGCGCTGCTGCAAAACGTCGTGACGCAATACGTCAAATACGAAGTGGGAACCGAAGAAGGGGTCGCCGCGATGCTCGCCCGAACTGTTCTAAAAGAAGCGGATATCAGTGAAGAGACGCGCCGTTATTTCGACGACCTGGACGAAGGGTATCTGTGTGCGGAAAGCAATGTCGGCAGCGAAGAGTTTGAACGGATTGCCAAAACGTTCGGCCGCACAAAGCGTAAAACCCTTGTGATCGGCAGTGACCTGCTTAATCACCTCCGCAGCGAAAATATCGCCCGTCTGTGCGCGATGATCGAGACGTATACCGAATTTTCGGTCGTCGTCGCGGCGCCGAGTGTCAATACGGTGGGCGTTTCGCTGATCTGTGATCTGGATGTCGATACGGGGGCGCCTGCGGTCGGTTATAACGCCACGGGCGTCTACACGATGGGATCGCTTGCGAATGTGCAGCTTCCCCTTCCCGCACTCAATTCGCAGGAGGGGACCTTCGTCAGTATGAACAACCAGGTACTTCCGACCAACGTCGCGGTTCCGTTCAGCGGATATACACTGAACGACGTTGCCGCAAAACTCGGCGTGAGTACGGCCTACACGATCGATTACACCGTTCTTCTTCCGAAAGCCTGCGGGTTTGAAGAGCGCGAATTTGACGATTTGGGCAATTTTTTCGGGCCGCTCGGCGAAGACAAACGGGGGTATATCCTTGAAAACGTCGACGTTGAAGCGCTCGGAGAACTCGAAGAGGTGGATGACCTGCCCGAATTCAACGGCACGGTGGTCTACCGCTGTAATCCGGTGAATCAGTTCAACGCCTACACGGCGCAGAGCCGACAGCTTGAAAAAGATACAGCCTTACGCGGTTCGGCCCAATTCGCGGCTGCCGCAAAAATCGCGAACGGTGATAAAATTCGCATTGAATTCGGATCCGGAAGCGAAGAGAGGGTTTTTGTCCTTGACGGTTCTCTGAAAGGGACCGTGGCATTGGTGCCTTCATACGACGGCGCATACGGACCGGCAAACGACAATTACCGATTCGAAAAAGTGAAAATTTCGAGGGTGGGGAGTGAAGGATGAGTGATATAACGATTACCATAGACGGCCGCACGATTCAGACGCAGGAGGGGGAATACATCCTCAATGCGGCGCGCGCGAATGGTATTTTTATTCCGGCGATCTGTTACCTGACGCGATGTTCGCCGACACTGGCGTGCCGTATCTGTCTGGTAGAAGCCGACGGAAAACAGGTGTATGCGTGTAACGCGAAAGCCAAAGAGGGGATGAACATTACGACGACGACGCCGAATATTTTGGCCGAACGCCGTGCGATCATGGAAGTCTACGACGTCAACCACCCGCTTGAATGCGGCGTGTGCGACCAGTCGGGCGAATGCGAACTCCAGAACTATACCCTCGAAGTCGGAGTCGATTCGCAGACCTATGCGATCAAAGACACCCATAAGCCCGCCCAGGACTGGGGTTTCATCCACTATGATCCCGCACTGTGCATTATGTGCGAGCGGTGTATTACGGTGTGTAAAGACATGATCGGGGACGCGGCTCTCTCCACCACCGCGCGCGGAAGCGACGCTATTGAAGCGACATTTAAAGAGACGATGCCCAAAGACGCCTATGCGATGTGGAACAAGCTCAACAAGTCGCTGATCGCCCCCAACGGCGGCGATACGCTCGATTGTACCAACTGCGGCGAATGTTCGGCGGTATGTCCGGTCGGTGCTCTGGTGAGTTCGGACTATCAATACACGTCAAACGCATGGGAACACAAGCAGATCCCCGCGACGTGCGCCCACTGTTCGGCAGGATGCCAGCTCAGCTACGATATCAAGCACACGAGCATTGAAAACACCGAGCCTAAAATTTACCGCGTGAAAAACGAGTGGAACTACGTCTCCTTGTGCGGTGCGGGACGTTACGGCTACGATTTCGAAAACCGCGGCGTCACCAAGAATCCCGCAGCTTTCGAAGCAGCACTTGCAGCGTTCAAAAAAGCCGATACGATCCGCTTTACCTCGACCATCACCAACGAAGAGGCGCTGATTCTCCAGAAGCTCAAAGCCAAGTACGGCTACCGCCTCATCAACGAAGAGGCACGGGTCTTTAAAAATTTCCTGGACGCTTATGGTACGATCAGTGGAAAAAGCCTCTACGGCGGGGATCTCAAACAGGTGCACGAGGCCGATTTCGTCGTCTCGATCGGGAGCGCCCTCAAAACAGACAACCCCAACGCCCGTTTCGCGATGAATAACGCGCTCTCCATGAACAAAGGGGCAGGGCTCTATTTCCATCCTGTTGCCGATCCGGTAATTGCGGAGATGTCTAAAAATGTCACCCAGATCCAGCATGCGCCGATGCTGGAAGAGGCCGCGCTGTACCTGATGCTCGACCTTTTCGGCGACAAAGCGGCCATGCCTGCCGAGATCGTTTCGTATCTGGCCGGGTTCCATTCGACGAAAACCGTTACGGTCGAAGAGACGGTTGATGAGAAAGTGACCGAAACCGTTACCAAAAAAGTCCTCAACGAAGAGACCGGCGTCGAGGAAGAGGTGAGCGAAGAGGTGACCAAGACGGTGAAGAAAAAAGTCTCCAAAGAGGTCGAGGTCGACGACAACGCCCTCTTTGCCTTGTTGAATACGGGAGATAAATTTGCCGAAACACTCGAAAAATATCTGGCGAAAAAAGAGAAATTCGCCCTGATGGTCGGCCCTGATCTGTATACGCATCCCAACAGCGCCAACTGTGCCCGTCTGGTCGCGTTGATCGAAAAATATACACCGTTTAGCGTCACAATGATCCCGAACCTTGCCAATACTTTGGGGGTTGCGATGATTTGTGATCTCGATTCGGAGTGCGGCAGCTACAGCGTCGGTTACAACACCCGCGGCGACTTTACTCTCAGCGCGCTGGGCAACGGCGACCTGGATATGCCGGCACTGAATCAGCAAGAAGGGACCCTCACGGGGATCGACAAACGGGTCAATCCGACCAACGTCGCGCTGCCTTATGGCGGATACGTGTTAAACGATATTGCCAACGCACTGGGGCTCGATGCGAAACTGACGGTCGAGTACACGAAACAGCTCCCGGTTGAAAAAGGGTTCAAAGCGGTTGAATTCGATACTCTGCCGAACTACTATACCAACAGCGGGGAAGAGGTTCGCGGGTACGTCATGGAGAATAAGGCCGTATCGACAAGCGGCGATGAGAGCGTGACTCCTATCGATGCGCAGGCGGCAATGTCGGGAAGCATCGTGTATTTGGCCAATCCGGTACTTCAGTTCTCCGCGTTTACGGCTCGGGCCCATCAGCTTGAAAGCCAAGGGGGTCTTTATGCCTCCAAAGCGTACATGGAAGCCAACGGCCTGGCCGAAGGGGACCGCGTAAGCCTTAAATCGCCGCGCGGCGAACTGAGCGTAAGCGTGATTTGTGACGGCAAAATCGACGGAGATATCACGTATCTTCCGACGTTTGATACAGCGATCAATTCCGAAGCACTGTTTGACGGTTACCGTTTTACGAGTGTATCAATTCAAAAGGTGTAAACAATGGATGCAGCATTCATTATTGAGACGATCGTCAAAATCGTCGTCATTTTGTTGATTTTTTCCGCGCTTGCAGGGTTCGGTACCTATTTCGAGCGTAAGGTACTGGCGTTCATGCAGCGCCGTCTTGGGCCGATGCACGTCGGGCCTTACGGGTTGCTTCAGATTATGGCGGATGGGATCAAACTCTTCACGAAAGAGGATATCGTTCCCCAAAACGTCGTCAAACCGATTTTTAAAATCGCTCCGGTTATTACGGCGGCTACCGCGTTTATGGCGGCCGCGGCTATTCCGTTTTGGCCTCAGTTTACCGTCATGGGCTATACCGTCCATCCGATCGTGGCCGACATCAACGTCGGGATACTCTATGTACTTGGGGTAATGGCGATCGGTCTGTACGGGCCGCTGCTCGGGGGTATGGCATCGGCGAACAAATGGTCGTTGATTTCGGCGGCGCGGAGTGCCGCGATCTTCATCTCCTACGAGGTGATCACGGGGCTTTCGCTTCTCGCACCTCTCATGATGGTCGGATCACTTTCGCTGATCGATATCAACAACTACCAAGCCGGCGGGATCGGCAACTGGATCGTCTGGTCGCAGCCGGTGGCGTTTATCCTTTTCTGGATCGCCGCGTTTGCCGAAACCGGACGTACGCCGTTTCACCTCGTCGCCAACGACCACGAGATTATCGACGGTTTCGGTACCGAATATTCGGGAATGCGCTGGGGTCTGTTCTTTATCGGCGAATACGCCAATATGTTCTTCATCTCGTTCGTCATGGCGATCATCTTCCTCGGAGGGTTCGGAGACGGTACGATTGCGGGGGCGGTGCAGCTGATTCTCAAAGTCGCGTTTTTCTTCTTCTTTTTCCTGTGGACCCGTGCCGCATGGCCGGATGTTCGTCCCGACCAGCTCATGTGGCTGTGCTGGAAAGTTTTAATGCCGATTGCCGTACTCAACGTTATCGTTACCGGCATCGTGATGATGTTTTAAGGGGGTAGTGGTATGCATCATGGACACGAAGAGATCTTTACCGACCGTAACGTAAGCGAGAACAGCGCGTACTATTACGTCGATATCGAAAGCTATCCCGAGAGCGGATGGGACAAATTCAAACAGGTGGTCCGCCGGACGTTCAGCGGCGAGCTGTTTGTCGGCTTGTGGGTAGTACTGCGGGAGATGATCAAATTCGACATTCACACCGTT from Sulfuricurvum sp. IAE1 harbors:
- a CDS encoding NADH-quinone oxidoreductase subunit C; translation: MRAYTPKDNVQKKPYYTDRYWVAPQVAKSDVSEDETFAADLEAIKAKFDVLEAYIQVGQMVVMINAADNYGVLELLKNEREYCQLSELSAVDWLAQEGKFEIFYQMLSMSKRKRIRVKCKIAEKESIRSVEKLFRSADWSEREMYDMFGIVINNHPYMKRILMPDDWEGYPLRKTYPLQGDEFAQWYEVDKIFGKEARDIIGPENRDSARVDRYDTERFARLGHEVPRGADISQGEPDTPVQYQEEGGAFMIDKFDAQKTVTISDRDR
- the nuoD gene encoding NADH dehydrogenase (quinone) subunit D, which produces MQQPNRLRPFFENITFDRDDNELILNFGPQHPSAHGQLRLMLHLQQEQITKAHPDIGYLHRGMEKMAENMIYNEFMPTTDRMDYIASSSNNYGFALAVERLIGLEVPRRAKVIRMMLLETNRLMSHLFWLATTALDIGAMTVFLFAFREREYLMDLIEDYCGARLTHAAVRIGGVPLDLPDNFIDDLRKFLDKLPENIKDYEDLLDSNRIWKMRMENVGVISKEMALSWGCSGIMLRASGVEWDIRKEEPYELYDEVEFNVPVSDKGDNYARYKLYMAEMRESAKILYQVIDMYAETSPELMAHAPQYISAPKIDIMTQNYSLMQHFVLVTQGMRPPVGEVYVATESPKGELGYYINSQGDAYPYRLKLRAPSFWHTGILTDLLPGHYIPDVVSIIGTTNIVFGEVDR
- a CDS encoding NADH-quinone oxidoreductase subunit G codes for the protein MSDITITIDGRTIQTQEGEYILNAARANGIFIPAICYLTRCSPTLACRICLVEADGKQVYACNAKAKEGMNITTTTPNILAERRAIMEVYDVNHPLECGVCDQSGECELQNYTLEVGVDSQTYAIKDTHKPAQDWGFIHYDPALCIMCERCITVCKDMIGDAALSTTARGSDAIEATFKETMPKDAYAMWNKLNKSLIAPNGGDTLDCTNCGECSAVCPVGALVSSDYQYTSNAWEHKQIPATCAHCSAGCQLSYDIKHTSIENTEPKIYRVKNEWNYVSLCGAGRYGYDFENRGVTKNPAAFEAALAAFKKADTIRFTSTITNEEALILQKLKAKYGYRLINEEARVFKNFLDAYGTISGKSLYGGDLKQVHEADFVVSIGSALKTDNPNARFAMNNALSMNKGAGLYFHPVADPVIAEMSKNVTQIQHAPMLEEAALYLMLDLFGDKAAMPAEIVSYLAGFHSTKTVTVEETVDEKVTETVTKKVLNEETGVEEEVSEEVTKTVKKKVSKEVEVDDNALFALLNTGDKFAETLEKYLAKKEKFALMVGPDLYTHPNSANCARLVALIEKYTPFSVTMIPNLANTLGVAMICDLDSECGSYSVGYNTRGDFTLSALGNGDLDMPALNQQEGTLTGIDKRVNPTNVALPYGGYVLNDIANALGLDAKLTVEYTKQLPVEKGFKAVEFDTLPNYYTNSGEEVRGYVMENKAVSTSGDESVTPIDAQAAMSGSIVYLANPVLQFSAFTARAHQLESQGGLYASKAYMEANGLAEGDRVSLKSPRGELSVSVICDGKIDGDITYLPTFDTAINSEALFDGYRFTSVSIQKV
- a CDS encoding FAD-dependent oxidoreductase; the encoded protein is MSKVYFSTWRGEQVNNIGKSDEEWQNSAYNLPLEYNEHASSKAFIGWDGVALFSPDVDVVRLATEYAAQYQVYSEACGRCAPGRWGGRILYDLLDKIARGEGSVADMEHLKEVSRTMQETSKCEIGKTVPNPLLDLMEHFESEFMACIEGQKPSKHYHMDDTNYIAKITAPCMDACPAHVDIPAYIEGVRDLRFDDSLMATRQTMPLAHTCGRVCPHPCETECRRANLDEPISIMELKRLGADYETDHGFGFFHPAQKKPSIGKKVAVIGAGPAGLTGAYYLALEGIDVDVYEELPVLGGEVAVGVPEYRMPIDKYNQDIEAVRDLGVNFITNTKVTADMMRQFEQDYDAVLVATGTRISKKVYCDNERPEIQGYWGAIDFLDKINLEVKYGIMVDEEDQKRHMLPTNWVDLTGKTVACVGGGFTSMDVVRCSIRAGAKKVIMLYRRDEATIIKNTTYEEYHEAVEEGVEFIFHSAVAKMNDENDVLKSLTIDRFELVPDPNGGRPTLEKIEGASFDIEVDYLIPAVSQSADLKLLPEEWEIERTSWATIKTNGKDYMTSRKGIFAAGDCEYGPMTIVNAVGQAKRAASVISRYVVSGEITLTDEEIMEDHLRKLKVYNKKEKIKGWLPGLPRQHSEVLTVDERKDNNREVKYGFTQEEALSEAERCMRCYYIAMVAH
- a CDS encoding NADH-ubiquinone oxidoreductase subunit E family protein; protein product: MKRYDLRHLKDDFYGRMGEILKNEAKAGEVVIFLFEIGDFSPVQKSADLVKELGFELMNSLKFNEADWTIVVKK
- a CDS encoding 2Fe-2S iron-sulfur cluster-binding protein; the protein is MINFTINGQPVTAAKGETILQAARKAGFYIPTMCYLEKTTPCASCRLCVVETDKTEGFILSCQTPPTEGLAVTIDSEALQSERTNIMRLYDVNHPLECGVCDKSGACDLQNKTLEFGVDRQHFSAKEQHRKIEHWGLINYDPSLCILCEKCVHVCNEIIGDDAITLQFGGYKSSVIPKNSDTLDCTFCGECIAVCPVGALVSSDFQYTANAWELTQIPATCVHCSAGCSLTYEVRHTSNSIGAKPKIYRVTNDFEHTTLCGAGRFGFDFGIDAAKEEAELARAADSINEYKAIRFSSMITNEEALILQKLKETLGLKLYNEEARAYRRFMDAYGSISGKKSYGGSAEAVAASDGIIVFGGRVSTDNPALRYSITTAARHNGAKVVYMHPLEDALLQNVVTQYVKYEVGTEEGVAAMLARTVLKEADISEETRRYFDDLDEGYLCAESNVGSEEFERIAKTFGRTKRKTLVIGSDLLNHLRSENIARLCAMIETYTEFSVVVAAPSVNTVGVSLICDLDVDTGAPAVGYNATGVYTMGSLANVQLPLPALNSQEGTFVSMNNQVLPTNVAVPFSGYTLNDVAAKLGVSTAYTIDYTVLLPKACGFEEREFDDLGNFFGPLGEDKRGYILENVDVEALGELEEVDDLPEFNGTVVYRCNPVNQFNAYTAQSRQLEKDTALRGSAQFAAAAKIANGDKIRIEFGSGSEERVFVLDGSLKGTVALVPSYDGAYGPANDNYRFEKVKISRVGSEG
- the nuoH gene encoding NADH-quinone oxidoreductase subunit NuoH, with protein sequence MDAAFIIETIVKIVVILLIFSALAGFGTYFERKVLAFMQRRLGPMHVGPYGLLQIMADGIKLFTKEDIVPQNVVKPIFKIAPVITAATAFMAAAAIPFWPQFTVMGYTVHPIVADINVGILYVLGVMAIGLYGPLLGGMASANKWSLISAARSAAIFISYEVITGLSLLAPLMMVGSLSLIDINNYQAGGIGNWIVWSQPVAFILFWIAAFAETGRTPFHLVANDHEIIDGFGTEYSGMRWGLFFIGEYANMFFISFVMAIIFLGGFGDGTIAGAVQLILKVAFFFFFFLWTRAAWPDVRPDQLMWLCWKVLMPIAVLNVIVTGIVMMF